One stretch of Pandoraea oxalativorans DNA includes these proteins:
- a CDS encoding virulence factor family protein: MTGSAMAMDGKSDGRRAESVIHSVKQGQPMRAACYAAALALTLTLCAFSAIAQTSKTAEQRGNPLNVLKPAPKAGPVAQSPAAASSVAAPVMPQAAAAAAGAAAFRSAGTGGAAPEIMTHGRFESVPIFRPEGEPNATVLFFSDDDGWTPRAERMARALADTGALVAGIDTARLMANYTKDDIACVYAAGDLDNFGRWVEAAVKLPGYTPPILVGDGVGGTFAYAMLAQAGSDTFSGALSVDFCPVLPMSRPLCQGEGVHFGRGITHTPGGAPMRLLPAPVMSAPWLAMGGPSGGPAGPARAPRCSNHVAQEFAARTPNSNWLVGGLAGSLGAMDTSGTTSASATGASSTPVLADWVTQYKNAFRRLNAHHVAGTARPPAAVADLPVIEVPATGKPAANLADTFAILMSGDGGWAGLDRDVAGALSAHGIPVVGVDSLRYFWSARTPASGALDIDRLMRFYQTRWNKKRAILIGYSQGADVLPFMVNRMPPLARERVGLLVLMGLGQKADFEFRMTNWVMSSQNGLPIRPEVERLPDGMAMCIYGADEDDSNCPGLDPKRVQIVKMPGGHHFDGNYTALADVILQGLAKR, from the coding sequence ATGACAGGGAGCGCGATGGCGATGGATGGCAAGAGCGACGGCAGGCGTGCGGAATCGGTGATCCACAGCGTGAAGCAAGGGCAGCCCATGCGTGCCGCTTGCTATGCAGCGGCGCTGGCGCTGACGTTGACCCTGTGCGCTTTCTCCGCGATAGCGCAGACGTCGAAGACCGCAGAGCAACGTGGTAATCCGTTGAACGTTCTCAAGCCCGCGCCGAAGGCCGGACCGGTGGCGCAATCGCCCGCCGCGGCGTCGAGCGTCGCCGCACCGGTCATGCCACAGGCGGCGGCTGCGGCGGCCGGCGCTGCCGCCTTCCGCAGTGCAGGCACGGGCGGCGCTGCCCCGGAGATCATGACGCACGGCCGCTTCGAGAGCGTTCCCATCTTCCGGCCGGAAGGCGAACCCAACGCGACGGTGCTGTTTTTCTCCGACGACGACGGCTGGACGCCGCGCGCCGAGCGCATGGCCCGCGCGCTGGCCGACACCGGCGCGCTGGTCGCGGGCATCGACACCGCGCGATTGATGGCGAACTACACCAAGGACGATATCGCGTGCGTCTACGCGGCGGGCGATCTCGACAACTTCGGCCGATGGGTCGAGGCCGCCGTCAAACTGCCGGGCTACACCCCGCCGATTCTCGTGGGCGACGGGGTGGGCGGCACGTTCGCGTACGCCATGTTGGCGCAGGCCGGTAGCGATACGTTCTCCGGCGCGTTGTCCGTCGACTTCTGTCCGGTGCTGCCGATGTCCCGTCCGCTGTGTCAGGGCGAAGGCGTGCATTTCGGACGCGGCATCACCCATACGCCGGGCGGCGCACCGATGCGCTTGCTGCCTGCGCCGGTGATGAGCGCCCCGTGGCTGGCGATGGGCGGCCCCTCGGGCGGTCCTGCCGGTCCGGCGCGCGCACCGCGCTGCTCGAACCACGTCGCGCAGGAGTTCGCCGCGCGTACGCCGAATTCCAACTGGCTCGTGGGCGGGCTGGCGGGCAGTCTCGGGGCGATGGATACGAGCGGTACGACGTCCGCCTCGGCGACCGGCGCGTCGTCCACACCGGTGCTGGCGGATTGGGTGACGCAGTACAAGAATGCGTTCCGGCGTCTGAATGCGCATCACGTGGCAGGCACGGCGCGACCGCCTGCGGCCGTCGCCGATTTGCCCGTGATCGAGGTGCCGGCGACGGGCAAGCCTGCCGCGAATCTGGCGGATACCTTCGCCATTCTGATGTCGGGCGACGGCGGCTGGGCCGGACTCGATCGCGATGTCGCCGGGGCGCTTTCCGCGCATGGCATTCCCGTCGTGGGCGTCGATTCGCTGCGGTACTTCTGGTCGGCGCGCACGCCGGCGTCCGGTGCCCTCGACATCGACCGTCTCATGCGCTTCTATCAGACCCGCTGGAACAAGAAGCGCGCGATCCTGATCGGCTACTCGCAGGGCGCCGACGTGCTGCCGTTCATGGTCAACCGGATGCCGCCGCTGGCGCGTGAGCGCGTGGGCCTGCTGGTGCTCATGGGCCTCGGTCAGAAGGCCGATTTCGAGTTCCGCATGACCAATTGGGTGATGTCGAGCCAGAACGGGCTGCCGATCCGGCCCGAGGTGGAGCGTCTGCCCGACGGCATGGCCATGTGCATCTACGGGGCGGACGAGGACGACAGCAACTGTCCGGGACTGGACCCCAAACGGGTGCAGATCGTGAAGATGCCCGGCGGGCACCATTTCGACGGCAACTACACCGCGCTGGCAGACGTCATCTTGCAGGGACTCGCGAAGCGCTGA